The Candidatus Hydrogenedentota bacterium genome includes the window CCACGCGGTCCGAATTCCTCCATCTCGGGCACCTCGCGAACAAGTACACTCCTGAACTGAAGACCCATGACCGGTTCGGCAACCGAATCGATGAGGTCGAGTACCATCCCGCGTGGCATGAACTCATGAAGACTGGAGTTGAGGCCGAGGTGCATGCGTTGCCGTGGAATCATCGGAGACCGGGGGCGCATGTGGCGCGCGCGGCAAAGCACTATCTGCTTTCGCAAACGGAAGCGGGCGTGGGATGTCCGCTGACGATGACGTTTGCGGTGGTGCCCGCGTTGCGCGCACAGCCGGAGATCGCGGCGGAGTGGATTCCGCGTGTGACGTCGACCGCGTACGATTCCCGGATGATTCCGTCTTACGAGAAGATGGGATGTTTGATGGGAATGGCGATGACGGAGAAACAGGGTGGATCGGATGTGCGGTCGAACACGACGCGAGCCGTGCCGATGTCGATAGGGGGGGCGGGGCAGGAGTATCTGTTGACTGGACATAAGTGGTTCTGTTCAGCGCCGATGTGCGATGCATTTCTGAGTCTTGCGCAGACAGACAAAGGGTTGAGTTGTTTCCTGGTACCGCGGTGGTTGCCGGACGGTTCGCGAAATCACTTCTACATTCAGCGGCTCAAGGACAAGCTGGGCAATAGGTCGAATGCATCGAGCGAGATCGAGTATCGGAATACGTATGCGCGCATGGTTGGAGAAGAGGGGCGCGGCGTGCCAACGATCATCGAGATGGTGAATCATACGCGATTGGACTGCGTGATCGGGTCGTCTGCGTTGATGCGGCAAGCGTTGGTGCAGGCGATTCATCACTGCAAGCACCGATCTGCGTTTGGAAACACATTGATCTACCAGCCGTTAATGCAGAATGTGTTGGCCGATCTGGCGTTGGAGTCCGAGGCAGCGACGTTGGCGATGGCACGGCTTGCGCACGTGTACGACGAGACGGAGATCAACTCCGGCAGGCGGCCGTATGCGCGGCTTGCCACGACGGTTATGAAGTACTGGGTGTGCAAACGCGCGCCCGCGATGATTTCGGAAGCGCTGGAGTGCATGGGGGGCGCGGGTTACGTGGAAGAATCGATCATGCCGCGTTTGTACCGCGAGGCTCCGGTGAATTCCGTGTGGGAAGGCTCGGGAAATGTCATGTGTCTGGATGTGTTGCGGGCGTTGCGCGAACCGGACGCGTTGTCGTCGTTTATGCAGGAATTGGACACGGCCAGAAGGAACGATCCGAGATATGATCGCTTCTTGAATACGGCGCACGCAATGATTGACGGGCACTCGACGCTAGAAGCGCGCGCTCGGCGGATTGCCGAGATGCTTGCGCTGTTGTTTCAGGCGTCGCTGCTGATCAAGCATTCGCCGGAGTATGTGAGCGCGGCGTTTTGCGCGTCGCGTCTGGGGCGCGAATGCGGCGAAGAGTATGGAACGTTGAACGGTGACGTCGATGTGCAAGCTATCGT containing:
- a CDS encoding isovaleryl-CoA dehydrogenase, whose protein sequence is MITTAFQPILQNTHEVVNQPPPLQNYSAYEADAALVEAVKREGASWAENQIRAFGEKTTRSEFLHLGHLANKYTPELKTHDRFGNRIDEVEYHPAWHELMKTGVEAEVHALPWNHRRPGAHVARAAKHYLLSQTEAGVGCPLTMTFAVVPALRAQPEIAAEWIPRVTSTAYDSRMIPSYEKMGCLMGMAMTEKQGGSDVRSNTTRAVPMSIGGAGQEYLLTGHKWFCSAPMCDAFLSLAQTDKGLSCFLVPRWLPDGSRNHFYIQRLKDKLGNRSNASSEIEYRNTYARMVGEEGRGVPTIIEMVNHTRLDCVIGSSALMRQALVQAIHHCKHRSAFGNTLIYQPLMQNVLADLALESEAATLAMARLAHVYDETEINSGRRPYARLATTVMKYWVCKRAPAMISEALECMGGAGYVEESIMPRLYREAPVNSVWEGSGNVMCLDVLRALREPDALSSFMQELDTARRNDPRYDRFLNTAHAMIDGHSTLEARARRIAEMLALLFQASLLIKHSPEYVSAAFCASRLGRECGEEYGTLNGDVDVQAIVKRAGAMML